A window from Longibacter salinarum encodes these proteins:
- a CDS encoding pyridoxal phosphate-dependent aminotransferase, whose amino-acid sequence MEPLSKIISLADRARPLKKSNIRTISQAVDEVGGINLGQGICDLPTPDAIKERTHAAIDADQSIYSHHAGIEALREGILAKAQEYNDLPATSIDEVVVSAGSTGAFVTAVMTLLQEGDEVILFEPFYGYHRNILKLTGATVRYVPLGGPEDTFDPEVLKAAVTDRTRAVIVNTPANPSGKVWSRDELASLLAVMQEHDIVAITDEIYEYMTYDDADHVSLGSLPGAYERTITLSGFSKTYNVTGWRLGYAVGPDRLLEKMGLMNDLFYVCAPRPLQHGMLAVFEDLGDDYYAELLDGYYKRRALMCETLEAIGFDVPRPKGAYYAFADFGPIRDRPGFSNDVEAADTLIREAGVGSVTGRSFFHDPSDGVTKLRFCFGKELSVLKQACDQLLAAFG is encoded by the coding sequence ATGGAGCCTTTGTCCAAAATCATTTCACTCGCGGACCGCGCACGTCCACTAAAGAAAAGTAATATCAGAACGATCTCTCAGGCGGTTGACGAGGTCGGGGGAATCAATCTCGGTCAGGGAATTTGCGACCTGCCGACGCCGGACGCGATTAAGGAACGGACGCATGCGGCCATCGACGCCGATCAGTCGATCTACTCGCACCACGCCGGCATCGAGGCACTCCGTGAAGGCATTCTGGCGAAGGCGCAGGAGTACAATGATCTGCCAGCGACGTCGATTGACGAAGTGGTCGTGAGTGCCGGGTCGACTGGAGCCTTCGTCACAGCGGTGATGACGCTGCTACAGGAAGGCGATGAGGTGATTCTCTTCGAGCCGTTCTACGGGTATCACCGCAACATTCTCAAACTCACGGGCGCGACCGTGCGATACGTTCCTCTCGGTGGACCGGAAGATACGTTCGACCCGGAGGTGCTGAAGGCAGCTGTGACCGACCGAACGCGAGCCGTGATTGTTAACACGCCCGCCAACCCGAGCGGTAAGGTGTGGAGCCGAGATGAGCTGGCTTCGCTGCTTGCGGTGATGCAGGAGCACGACATTGTCGCCATCACCGACGAGATTTACGAGTACATGACGTATGACGATGCGGATCACGTTTCGCTTGGCTCACTTCCGGGGGCCTACGAGCGCACGATCACGCTGTCTGGCTTTTCGAAAACCTACAACGTGACCGGTTGGCGTCTCGGTTACGCCGTCGGGCCCGACCGACTTCTGGAAAAGATGGGTCTGATGAACGATTTGTTTTACGTCTGCGCCCCGCGGCCGCTCCAGCACGGTATGCTCGCCGTGTTCGAGGACCTTGGCGATGACTACTATGCCGAGCTCCTCGACGGGTATTACAAACGCCGGGCATTGATGTGCGAGACGCTGGAAGCGATTGGGTTCGACGTTCCGCGGCCGAAGGGCGCGTATTACGCCTTCGCTGATTTTGGCCCCATCCGCGACCGTCCCGGGTTTTCCAACGACGTGGAAGCCGCCGATACGCTCATCCGCGAGGCCGGCGTCGGGAGCGTGACCGGTCGTTCGTTCTTCCACGACCCGTCTGACGGCGTCACGAAGCTTCGTTTCTGCTTCGGAAAGGAGCTATCGGTGCTCAAGCAGGCGTGCGATCAGTTGCTAGCGGCGTTCGGGTGA
- a CDS encoding nucleoside deaminase: protein MSTEPDRRFMQIAISLAVENVERGGGPFGAIVVSNDEIIARGANRVTASHDPTAHAEVMAIRAACESVGHFELSGCTLYTSCEPCPMCLGAIYWSRLDRVVYAATRNDAAQAGFDDDHIYREIEKPPSDRQLPMQHVAPELASRPFEAWSDFEDRMEY, encoded by the coding sequence ATGTCGACTGAGCCGGACCGTCGGTTTATGCAAATTGCCATCTCTCTTGCTGTCGAAAATGTCGAGCGGGGCGGAGGTCCGTTCGGCGCAATCGTCGTGTCGAACGACGAAATTATTGCGCGAGGCGCAAATCGCGTAACAGCATCTCATGACCCGACGGCGCACGCGGAAGTCATGGCCATCCGTGCCGCGTGCGAGTCGGTAGGTCACTTCGAACTGTCCGGGTGTACCCTGTACACGAGTTGCGAACCCTGCCCAATGTGCCTCGGCGCCATCTACTGGTCTCGCCTCGATCGCGTCGTGTACGCAGCAACGCGAAATGATGCCGCTCAAGCTGGGTTCGACGACGATCACATCTACCGCGAGATCGAAAAGCCGCCATCGGACCGTCAACTACCGATGCAACATGTGGCGCCCGAACTCGCCTCCCGGCCGTTCGAGGCGTGGAGCGACTTCGAGGATCGGATGGAATACTAA
- a CDS encoding carbohydrate binding family 9 domain-containing protein, translating into MYRFVSPFRCLRWKGRVAVAKSNAVFGLILAMLFVPVWHARAGGETPDIDDTTRAGPLPAECPAPAAFQPKKEPEISVSRLSAHIDVDGRLDDTGWSNAAKITGFTEIRPGDQKAPPVCTEAWIGYDDSHLYVAFRAFDRPDEVRASLRNRDEIFQDDFVGIIIDPFGDAAQAYEIFANPLGIQGDLLMRSGGGEDIGFDIVYESKGRITKDGYVVEMAIPFSSLRFPDRDVQGWKTTFLRTRPRSSRQQFSWSTVSRDDPCFMCQFGTMSGLEGIRPSTSLDIIPSVVGSQSAEAPSEGASLDNGRLSMEPSMTVRYGITPSLGAEVTVNPDFSQVESDAAQVDVNSTFALSFPERRPFFQEGSDLFQTPIDVVYTRSINAPSVAAKTTGKFGRTSIAVLSAVDEETPMLLPFAESSTAVNAGQSASQVARVRQTFGENSFAGATLTDQRLLDTQGSGTVLSADAGVQMFSKYRLEGQVALSQTHEPVESDWTAGNSTVDDADAFGDGYTPELDGERFWGSAAYARFRRDARHYSANVTARRFAPTFRTPNGFQRRNDYQQLSTWHSYGMYMEDRWIERLDPAISSYVEWTTDGQPRETQGQLSVQSMWKRQTFVYASTSFRREVFAGKAFERLTNWFVEINSNLSEPVRLGFNVNGGRDIYRTDMPETGRIFNASIWATFQPIQRLVIQPNLRFASMRDGDDFFYRGYIGRAKTSVQITRSLSTRLVTQYNHFDGSFVVEPLVSYEINPFTVFYVGSTHDYSVPDEQLESSTSPLTPTSRQFFFKFQYLLRV; encoded by the coding sequence ATGTATCGGTTCGTATCGCCGTTCCGTTGTCTTCGCTGGAAAGGAAGAGTTGCCGTCGCCAAAAGCAACGCTGTTTTCGGACTCATCCTCGCGATGCTGTTCGTCCCGGTCTGGCATGCCCGGGCCGGCGGCGAAACACCGGATATCGATGATACCACACGGGCTGGACCGCTGCCGGCCGAATGCCCAGCGCCCGCTGCGTTTCAGCCCAAGAAGGAACCCGAGATTTCCGTGTCGCGCCTAAGCGCTCACATCGACGTTGACGGACGTCTCGACGACACGGGATGGTCGAACGCGGCGAAAATAACCGGCTTTACCGAGATTCGACCCGGCGATCAAAAGGCTCCTCCGGTCTGTACAGAAGCCTGGATTGGATACGACGACTCGCACCTCTACGTGGCCTTTCGTGCCTTTGACCGCCCTGACGAGGTTCGCGCATCGCTCCGGAATCGCGACGAAATATTCCAGGATGACTTTGTCGGTATTATCATCGATCCGTTCGGGGACGCGGCGCAGGCCTACGAGATTTTTGCCAACCCGCTCGGGATCCAGGGCGACCTTTTGATGCGAAGCGGGGGCGGCGAAGACATCGGCTTTGATATCGTCTATGAGTCGAAGGGGCGAATCACCAAAGACGGCTACGTGGTGGAGATGGCGATTCCGTTTAGCTCACTTCGCTTTCCGGATCGTGATGTTCAGGGATGGAAGACGACGTTCCTTCGAACACGCCCGCGTTCGAGCCGTCAGCAGTTCAGCTGGTCAACCGTAAGCCGCGACGATCCGTGCTTCATGTGCCAGTTCGGCACGATGTCGGGGCTGGAAGGCATTCGTCCGAGCACATCACTCGACATCATTCCCAGCGTTGTCGGCTCTCAGTCAGCAGAGGCTCCATCGGAAGGCGCATCGCTGGACAACGGTCGGCTCAGCATGGAGCCCTCAATGACCGTGCGCTACGGAATCACGCCCAGTCTCGGCGCGGAAGTCACCGTCAACCCCGACTTCAGCCAGGTTGAATCGGACGCGGCTCAGGTTGACGTCAACTCAACGTTCGCCCTCTCCTTCCCGGAGCGGAGGCCCTTCTTCCAGGAGGGCAGCGACCTGTTCCAGACCCCGATCGACGTGGTTTACACGCGCTCGATCAATGCGCCCAGCGTCGCAGCAAAGACGACCGGCAAATTCGGCCGCACGAGCATAGCGGTCCTGAGCGCGGTCGATGAGGAAACACCCATGCTGTTGCCGTTTGCCGAGTCAAGCACGGCCGTGAATGCCGGACAGAGCGCCTCGCAGGTCGCTCGCGTCCGTCAGACGTTTGGCGAAAACTCGTTTGCCGGCGCGACGCTCACGGATCAGCGGCTGCTGGACACGCAGGGGTCAGGTACGGTACTGAGCGCAGACGCCGGGGTACAGATGTTCTCAAAATACCGACTCGAGGGACAGGTCGCTCTTAGCCAGACGCACGAACCGGTTGAGAGCGACTGGACGGCCGGAAACAGCACTGTGGATGATGCTGATGCCTTTGGCGATGGCTACACGCCTGAACTCGACGGGGAGCGATTCTGGGGATCGGCAGCCTACGCGCGTTTCCGACGCGATGCCCGGCACTACAGCGCGAATGTGACTGCGCGACGGTTTGCTCCGACGTTTCGCACCCCGAACGGATTCCAGCGCAGAAACGACTACCAGCAACTCTCGACCTGGCACAGCTACGGCATGTACATGGAAGACCGCTGGATCGAGCGTCTGGATCCAGCGATTTCATCGTATGTCGAGTGGACGACAGATGGCCAACCCCGAGAGACGCAGGGACAACTGTCCGTCCAGTCGATGTGGAAAAGGCAGACCTTTGTGTATGCGAGCACCTCCTTCCGCCGCGAGGTCTTTGCCGGCAAAGCGTTCGAGCGCCTGACGAACTGGTTCGTAGAAATCAACTCGAATCTCAGTGAGCCCGTTCGTCTCGGCTTCAACGTCAACGGGGGTCGCGACATTTACCGGACGGACATGCCGGAGACCGGGCGAATATTCAACGCGAGCATCTGGGCCACCTTTCAGCCGATCCAGCGTCTCGTCATTCAGCCGAATCTCCGATTTGCCTCAATGCGCGACGGCGACGACTTCTTCTATCGAGGGTACATCGGGCGGGCCAAAACAAGCGTTCAGATCACGCGCTCCCTCTCCACGCGCCTCGTCACGCAGTATAACCACTTTGATGGAAGCTTCGTGGTCGAGCCGCTTGTGTCGTACGAGATCAACCCGTTCACCGTCTTCTACGTCGGCAGCACGCACGACTATTCGGTCCCAGACGAGCAGCTCGAGTCGTCAACGTCTCCCCTCACACCGACATCGCGACAGTTCTTCTTCAAATTCCAGTACCTGCTCCGCGTATAA
- the porQ gene encoding type IX secretion system protein PorQ, with the protein MRLCVWVMGTLVVLIGLVSVHAARAQATSELSSFPFLRMESSARAAALGGAFGAVADGDVNGLFYNPALLDSLAHRQVSASYVSHFAGADAGTVAYGHDLQELKTTLAAGVRFLSWDDFDGRNARGEPTGSFGAGDIALTVGASRAYRSRWRYGANIHVIYSSIETASASALTMDAGLRYHRPDQLMTIGASVHHAGVTLNGFAEGAEELPFDVRLSASKQLRHAPFRFVVTAYDLSSLNKGVVGGSTFDHVLGHLVLGTELSLGEVVQLRLGYNHRRSTELAVAERLDLAGLGLGFGLHVSRVNVDYAYNSWSTTGGIHQFTLRTHI; encoded by the coding sequence ATGCGTCTTTGCGTGTGGGTGATGGGGACGCTGGTTGTCCTCATTGGCCTCGTTAGTGTACATGCGGCGCGTGCTCAGGCGACGAGCGAGCTGTCGAGCTTTCCGTTCCTTCGAATGGAGTCTTCGGCTCGCGCGGCCGCACTCGGCGGGGCGTTCGGGGCCGTAGCGGATGGCGATGTGAACGGACTGTTCTACAATCCGGCACTTCTTGATTCTCTAGCGCATCGCCAGGTATCCGCGTCGTACGTAAGCCATTTCGCTGGTGCCGACGCTGGGACCGTCGCATACGGACATGATCTCCAGGAGCTGAAGACGACGTTGGCTGCTGGCGTCCGCTTCCTGTCCTGGGACGACTTCGATGGCCGAAACGCTCGAGGTGAGCCGACGGGTAGCTTCGGGGCCGGTGATATCGCTTTGACGGTCGGAGCATCGCGCGCATACCGATCGCGCTGGCGGTACGGCGCTAACATCCATGTCATCTACTCGTCCATCGAGACGGCGAGTGCCTCGGCACTAACGATGGACGCGGGGCTGCGCTACCATCGCCCGGACCAACTGATGACGATCGGGGCGTCTGTTCATCATGCAGGCGTAACGCTCAATGGCTTCGCAGAAGGTGCGGAGGAATTGCCGTTCGACGTCCGGCTTTCGGCGTCCAAGCAATTGCGTCATGCGCCCTTCCGGTTCGTTGTCACCGCGTACGACCTAAGCAGTTTGAATAAGGGCGTCGTGGGTGGATCGACATTTGACCACGTCCTGGGCCACCTTGTCCTCGGTACCGAGCTATCCCTCGGAGAGGTCGTGCAGCTTCGCTTGGGGTACAACCATCGGCGCTCGACGGAGCTCGCCGTCGCCGAGCGCCTCGACCTTGCGGGTCTCGGCCTCGGCTTCGGCCTTCACGTTTCGCGCGTCAACGTCGATTATGCCTACAACTCCTGGTCGACCACGGGTGGAATCCATCAGTTCACGCTCCGAACGCACATTTAG
- the secA gene encoding preprotein translocase subunit SecA (functions in protein export; can interact with acidic membrane phospholipids and the SecYEG protein complex; binds to preproteins; binds to ATP and undergoes a conformational change to promote membrane insertion of SecA/bound preprotein; ATP hydrolysis appears to drive release of the preprotein from SecA and deinsertion of SecA from the membrane; additional proteins SecD/F/YajC aid SecA recycling; exists in an equilibrium between monomers and dimers; may possibly form higher order oligomers; in some organisms, there are paralogous proteins that have been found to be nonessential but do function in secretion of a subset of exported proteins), translating to MFKWLKDLFGDRNQRQLDELWPIVDEINEYYDGLDALSDDELRGKTNSFRERIRDAVADIEARQEEINERLKHAPDAESPAIGGDGAVAEALPESDVEPLSMQERDALYDELDVLEEEWHDRVEDELNAILPEAFAVMKETCRRMVGETWRAGGSEIEWDMIPYDVQLLGGIVLHQGRIAEMKTGEGKTLVATLPLYLNSLAGRGCHLVTVNPYLAQRDAEWMGPLFEFHGLEVDCIDQYQPHSRGRRAAYEADITYGTNNEFGFDYLRDNSFVVRPDQLQQRGHHFAIIDEIDSVLIDEARTPLIISGPVPDADENQFGELRDPVEKLVQAQRKIVRRLTKEAEEKIEAMHEAEEDGDKNRARELEEEAGLALLRATRGYPKNRRLQKLLQEPGVERLRQQTEYFYLQENAKRMPFVDEALYFSIDEKQRSIEMTEKGQEFMADIMDQTKDMFILPVIGEEIAQVEEDHEQAVKDLEEDLRSRDISAEKRENKLLNDKRELEKEQQEKKREIYNTYSERAERLHGIEQLLKAFTLYERDTEYIVENGKVQIVDEHTGRVLEGRRYSQGLHQAIEAKEKVEVQAATQTYATVTLQNYFRMYDKLSGMTGTAETEAEEFGDIYELDVVVVPTHEPIRRDDLDDLVFKTKREKYNAVVERVQEYNDKGQPVLVGSASVEVSEQISRMLKRAGIRHNVLNAKRDRAKQEADVVAEAGRRGAVTIATNMAGRGTDIKITDEVRDLGGLAIVGSERHESRRIDLQLRGRSGRQGDPGESQFFVSLEDELMRLFGSDRVAKIMDRLNLEEGAVITHPWINKSIKRAQSKVEQNNFAIRKRQLEYDDVLNAQREVIYKRRREALTGDRFHGQILNMLHEVIEAMVDKYYGDGNLAGLREEMLRVLAFDFDMDRETFMQVGADGVTDRAFDAATNYYQEKRRAIAQNFYQPLKQLVDERGDEAPDQIYIDFTDGQRLIRTVMETEEAVETNGQEVSDSLERTAMLQTVDAKWTEHLRELDELKEGINLRSFGRKDPVVEYKMEAYELFADLMADVGREVVSLVFRSGPVVDTKKDDLSKADGRGKQPKGRLDRRRAKTRHDSMDPTYNVKGGGDGQNEAAERDPSADAPQEPVVVEDEPGRNDKVTIRNNSTGEEKTEKWKYAKKKVRNGSWTRVKDPELS from the coding sequence ATGTTCAAGTGGCTTAAGGATTTATTCGGAGATCGGAATCAGCGTCAGCTCGACGAGCTATGGCCGATCGTTGATGAGATCAACGAATACTACGACGGGCTCGACGCCCTGTCCGACGACGAGCTGCGTGGAAAGACCAACTCCTTTCGCGAGCGCATCCGCGACGCCGTCGCCGATATCGAAGCACGACAGGAAGAGATCAACGAACGCCTGAAGCACGCGCCCGACGCGGAGTCGCCGGCAATCGGCGGGGATGGTGCGGTGGCGGAGGCTCTACCCGAATCGGACGTGGAGCCTCTTTCGATGCAGGAGCGCGATGCCCTGTACGACGAACTGGATGTCCTCGAAGAGGAGTGGCATGATCGCGTCGAAGATGAGCTTAATGCCATCCTGCCCGAAGCCTTCGCCGTCATGAAGGAGACCTGCCGCCGCATGGTCGGAGAGACCTGGCGCGCGGGCGGCTCGGAGATCGAGTGGGACATGATCCCGTACGATGTCCAGCTCCTCGGTGGAATCGTCCTGCACCAGGGACGCATCGCGGAGATGAAGACGGGTGAAGGTAAGACGCTCGTCGCGACGCTGCCGCTCTACCTGAACTCCCTGGCCGGGCGCGGCTGTCACCTCGTGACGGTGAACCCGTATCTCGCACAGCGTGATGCGGAGTGGATGGGGCCGCTCTTTGAGTTCCACGGACTCGAGGTCGACTGCATCGACCAGTATCAGCCGCACTCCCGCGGTCGCCGCGCCGCCTACGAAGCCGACATCACGTACGGAACGAATAACGAGTTCGGCTTCGACTACCTGCGCGACAACTCCTTCGTCGTCCGCCCCGACCAGCTGCAGCAGCGCGGCCACCATTTCGCCATCATTGATGAGATCGACTCGGTCCTCATTGATGAGGCCCGGACGCCGCTCATCATTTCTGGCCCGGTTCCGGACGCCGACGAGAACCAGTTCGGCGAGCTACGTGACCCGGTCGAGAAGCTCGTGCAGGCGCAGCGCAAGATCGTGCGTCGCCTCACCAAAGAGGCGGAAGAGAAGATCGAGGCCATGCACGAGGCCGAAGAGGACGGGGACAAAAACCGCGCTCGCGAACTTGAGGAGGAAGCCGGTCTTGCCCTCCTCCGCGCCACGCGGGGCTACCCCAAGAACCGCCGCCTGCAGAAGCTGCTGCAGGAGCCGGGCGTCGAGCGCCTTCGCCAGCAGACGGAGTATTTCTATCTGCAGGAGAATGCGAAGCGCATGCCGTTCGTCGATGAGGCGCTCTACTTCTCGATCGATGAGAAGCAGCGCTCCATCGAGATGACGGAGAAAGGCCAGGAGTTCATGGCCGACATCATGGACCAGACCAAAGACATGTTCATCCTTCCCGTCATTGGGGAGGAGATCGCCCAGGTCGAGGAGGATCACGAGCAGGCCGTCAAGGATCTGGAGGAGGACCTGCGGTCGCGCGACATCAGCGCCGAGAAGCGCGAAAACAAACTCCTGAATGACAAGCGCGAGCTCGAGAAGGAGCAGCAAGAAAAGAAGCGCGAGATCTACAACACGTATTCCGAGCGTGCTGAACGGCTGCACGGTATTGAGCAGCTCTTGAAGGCGTTCACGCTGTACGAGCGCGACACCGAGTACATCGTCGAGAACGGAAAAGTCCAGATTGTCGACGAGCACACCGGTCGTGTCCTCGAAGGCCGCCGCTACTCCCAGGGACTCCACCAGGCCATCGAGGCAAAGGAGAAGGTGGAGGTGCAGGCCGCCACGCAGACCTACGCGACGGTCACGCTCCAGAACTACTTCCGCATGTACGACAAGCTGTCGGGCATGACGGGTACGGCCGAAACCGAGGCGGAGGAATTTGGCGACATCTACGAGCTCGACGTCGTGGTCGTCCCGACCCACGAGCCCATCCGGCGCGACGACCTGGATGATCTGGTTTTCAAGACGAAGCGCGAGAAGTACAACGCCGTCGTCGAGCGCGTTCAGGAATACAATGACAAAGGCCAGCCCGTCCTCGTCGGTTCGGCCTCGGTCGAAGTATCGGAGCAGATCAGCCGCATGCTGAAGCGCGCCGGCATCCGCCACAACGTGCTCAACGCCAAGCGGGACCGCGCCAAGCAGGAGGCCGACGTCGTCGCCGAAGCGGGACGCCGCGGCGCCGTCACCATCGCCACGAACATGGCCGGTCGTGGTACCGACATCAAGATTACCGATGAGGTCCGCGATCTCGGCGGCCTCGCTATCGTCGGTTCGGAGCGACACGAATCTCGCCGTATCGACCTGCAGCTTCGCGGTCGGTCCGGTCGTCAGGGCGATCCGGGCGAGAGCCAGTTCTTCGTCTCGCTCGAGGATGAGCTGATGCGCCTCTTCGGCTCCGACCGCGTCGCCAAGATCATGGACCGCCTCAACCTTGAGGAAGGGGCCGTGATCACGCACCCGTGGATCAACAAGAGCATCAAGCGGGCGCAGTCGAAGGTCGAGCAGAATAACTTCGCCATCCGTAAACGCCAGCTCGAATACGATGACGTGCTGAACGCTCAGCGCGAAGTCATTTATAAGCGTCGCCGCGAGGCACTGACGGGCGACCGCTTCCACGGCCAGATCCTCAACATGCTGCACGAGGTCATCGAGGCCATGGTCGACAAGTACTACGGCGACGGCAACCTGGCGGGCCTCCGCGAGGAGATGCTGCGCGTGCTCGCCTTCGACTTCGACATGGACCGCGAGACGTTCATGCAGGTCGGCGCCGACGGGGTCACCGATCGCGCCTTCGACGCCGCAACGAACTATTATCAGGAGAAGCGTCGCGCCATCGCGCAGAACTTCTACCAGCCGCTCAAGCAGCTGGTTGACGAACGAGGCGACGAGGCCCCCGACCAGATCTACATCGACTTCACGGATGGTCAGCGCCTGATCCGCACCGTCATGGAGACGGAAGAGGCGGTCGAAACGAACGGCCAGGAGGTCAGCGATTCGCTGGAGCGCACCGCGATGCTGCAGACGGTCGACGCCAAGTGGACCGAACACCTGCGCGAGCTCGACGAACTGAAAGAGGGAATCAACCTTCGTTCCTTCGGCCGGAAGGATCCGGTTGTCGAATACAAGATGGAGGCGTACGAACTCTTTGCCGACCTGATGGCAGACGTCGGCCGCGAGGTCGTTTCGCTTGTCTTCCGTTCTGGTCCGGTCGTCGACACGAAGAAGGACGACCTTTCCAAAGCCGATGGACGAGGCAAGCAGCCGAAAGGTCGCCTCGATCGCCGTCGCGCGAAAACGCGCCACGACTCGATGGATCCGACGTACAACGTCAAGGGAGGCGGAGACGGACAGAATGAAGCCGCTGAACGCGATCCCTCCGCAGACGCGCCGCAGGAACCGGTCGTCGTCGAGGACGAGCCGGGGCGCAACGACAAGGTCACCATCCGCAACAATTCCACCGGTGAGGAGAAAACCGAGAAGTGGAAGTACGCGAAGAAGAAGGTTCGGAATGGTAGCTGGACGCGTGTGAAGGATCCCGAACTCTCCTAA
- the recN gene encoding DNA repair protein RecN, with product MLRSLYVRDYALIEELDVEFGSGLNIITGETGAGKSILLGALNMILGERANTDVVRQDAKKAIIEGIFDDANTDRIRTLLEDAEIDTDPLPRIILRRQITDRGSRGFINDTPATLDVIREVASELIDLHGQHEHQSLLHTETHRRTLDSFGGLSGLTQHYKRQYDRVAELVEERNELAARERELQQQKELYEFQIQEIDDVHPQEGEEEELHAERRVLENAEQLYASTSGLYEMLYESEDAVHDQIVVARNELQDLARIDDAFEEQLEEIKSAQIIVSELASFLQDYNAHIEFDPDRLSEIRDRMSELERLKRKYGGSLEAVLEHRREIGEQYELAEDFEGNLERLDHEIEKAQARLSDAAHRLSAKRREVADRIEEAIVRELADLGMPDSQFEVRFQQDEDPDGWIKGDGDTRYRAYAQGMDHVEFFISTNVGIDPMPLADIASGGEISRIMLALKQILAKSERLPILVFDEIDTGISGDMARKVGDSMHDLARYHQIIVITHLPQIAALGDVHFKVEKQVVENRTKTVIRRLDEEEQAAQVATLISGADITDAALENARELMAAGKREE from the coding sequence ATGCTTCGCTCGCTGTACGTACGCGACTATGCACTCATTGAAGAACTCGATGTCGAGTTCGGGAGCGGACTGAATATCATTACTGGTGAAACCGGGGCGGGAAAGTCGATCCTTCTCGGTGCGCTCAACATGATCCTGGGCGAGCGCGCAAACACGGACGTCGTACGTCAGGACGCGAAGAAGGCGATTATCGAGGGCATCTTTGACGATGCCAACACAGATCGCATTCGCACCCTGCTTGAGGACGCGGAAATCGACACGGACCCACTGCCGCGCATCATTCTCCGCCGGCAGATCACCGACCGAGGGAGTCGCGGTTTCATCAACGACACGCCGGCCACCCTCGACGTCATCCGCGAGGTCGCGTCCGAGCTAATCGACCTCCACGGCCAGCACGAGCACCAGAGCCTGCTCCACACGGAGACGCACCGCCGTACGCTCGACAGCTTCGGCGGCCTCTCGGGACTGACGCAGCACTACAAACGGCAGTACGACCGGGTCGCAGAGCTGGTCGAGGAACGCAATGAACTGGCCGCGCGAGAGCGCGAGCTGCAGCAGCAAAAGGAACTGTACGAGTTTCAGATTCAGGAGATCGACGACGTCCACCCCCAGGAGGGCGAAGAAGAAGAGCTGCATGCCGAACGGCGCGTTCTGGAAAACGCAGAGCAGCTCTACGCGTCGACATCCGGCCTCTACGAAATGCTCTACGAGAGCGAGGATGCCGTACACGACCAGATCGTGGTCGCACGCAATGAGCTCCAGGATCTTGCACGCATCGACGATGCCTTCGAAGAGCAACTCGAAGAGATCAAGTCGGCGCAAATTATCGTCAGCGAGCTTGCCAGCTTTCTGCAGGACTACAACGCCCACATCGAGTTCGATCCCGATCGCCTCTCCGAGATTCGGGATCGGATGTCAGAGCTGGAGCGGCTCAAACGCAAGTACGGTGGATCCCTGGAGGCCGTCTTAGAGCACCGTAGAGAAATCGGCGAGCAGTACGAACTCGCAGAAGACTTCGAGGGCAACCTCGAGCGACTCGATCACGAAATCGAGAAGGCACAGGCGCGTCTGTCCGACGCCGCACACCGACTCTCCGCCAAACGCCGCGAGGTCGCGGACCGCATCGAAGAAGCGATCGTCCGCGAGCTGGCCGACCTCGGCATGCCCGACAGCCAATTCGAGGTGCGCTTTCAGCAAGACGAAGACCCGGACGGCTGGATCAAGGGCGACGGCGACACCCGCTACCGCGCCTACGCTCAGGGCATGGACCACGTCGAGTTCTTCATTTCGACGAACGTCGGCATCGACCCCATGCCCCTCGCAGATATTGCCTCCGGCGGGGAAATCAGTCGCATCATGCTCGCCCTCAAACAGATCCTCGCTAAGAGTGAACGGCTTCCCATCCTGGTGTTCGACGAGATCGACACCGGCATCTCCGGAGACATGGCTCGCAAGGTCGGCGACAGCATGCACGACCTCGCCCGCTACCACCAGATCATTGTCATCACCCACCTCCCGCAAATCGCCGCGCTCGGTGACGTTCATTTCAAGGTGGAAAAACAGGTCGTGGAGAACCGCACGAAGACGGTGATCCGCCGCCTCGACGAAGAAGAGCAGGCCGCTCAGGTGGCCACGCTCATCAGCGGAGCCGACATCACCGATGCGGCCCTCGAGAACGCGCGGGAGCTCATGGCCGCCGGCAAGCGCGAGGAGTAG